One Myripristis murdjan chromosome 18, fMyrMur1.1, whole genome shotgun sequence DNA window includes the following coding sequences:
- the LOC115376529 gene encoding ras-related protein Rab-38, with protein sequence MQQERLLKVLVIGDLGVGKTSIIKRYVHQIFSQHYRATIGVDFALKVLNWDHKTVVRLQLWDIAGQERYGNMTRVYYREAVGALVVFDMTRLSTFQAVLKWKGDLDSKVALGNGRPVPAVLLANKCDQQRQGLCSKLPKMENFSREHGFVGWYETSAKDNTNIDAAIMCLVQNIMSVEEERALSAAAKSEPDPGVLVLPRFDYNVKEKGLTGCSGCPTHKPRDRE encoded by the exons ATGCAGCAGGAACGCTTGCTCAAAGTTTTGGTCATCGGGGACCTGGGAGTCGGGAAGACGTCCATAATAAAGCGCTACGTCCACCAGATCTTCTCCCAGCACTACCGAGCCACCATCGGAGTTGACTTCGCCCTCAAAGTGCTCAATTGGGATCACAAGACGGTGGTGCGTCTGCAGCTGTGGGACATTGCCG GTCAGGAACGCTATGGCAACATGACCCGGGTGTACTACAGGGAGGCGGTGGGGGCGCTGGTCGTCTTCGACATGACCCGACTCTCCACGTTTCAGGCCGTCCTCAAGTGGAAGGGAGACCTGGACTCCAAG GTCGCCCTGGGCAACGGGAGGCCGGTTCCAGCCGTTCTGCTGGCCAACAAGTGCGACCAGCAGCGTCAGGGTTTGTGCTCCAAGCTGCCCAAAATGGAAAACTTCTCCAGAGAGCACGGCTTCGTCGGCTGGTACGAGACCTCGGCCAAG gacaaCACCAACATCGACGCGGCCATCATGTGCCTGGTGCAGAACATCATGTCGGTGGAGGAGGAACGAGCCTTGAGCGCCGCCGCCAAGAGCGAGCCGGACCCCGGCGTCCTGGTGCTGCCTCGCTTCGACTACAACGTGAAGGAGAAGGGACTGACCGGGTGCTCGGGATGCCCCACCCACAAAcccagagacagagaatga